The Undibacterium cyanobacteriorum genomic sequence GTCAACAGGAAAGCGATGGTGGTCTGAGGATAAGATTGCGCGTTGCTGATTGTCCAAAATGTGAATCATCAAATCGTGATGGCCCACTAAGGCATCACTGAGCTGTGTTTGTAGATGCTGTAAATCCTCTTCGGTTTCAACGCGTTCGATGATGTGTTGTGCCAGTTCGAGTTTGCCACTCAAAGCATGGCGATCTTGCTCTTCAAAATGCTGCTCGATCGATACACCAATCAACCACCCCAAAGCCAAGAGCACCACACAAGCGAGGCTCGTGAAGAAAAGGCTGAGGCGGGCGGTTAATGAGAGTCGCTTTAGCATGAATTAGAGGAAAGTGGTGAACGATGGATTGAATAATGATTCAGTGTGCACGACTCACGCAGTGTCGCCGGGCTTTTGTTCTAAGACATAGCCGACCCCACGCAAAGTATGAATCAGCTTGGGTTCGAAATGATCGTCCACTTTTGCCCGCAAGCGTCGCACGGCCACTTCGATCACATTGGTATCGCTGTCAAAATTCATATCCCAGATTTGCGATGCGATCAAAGATCGACTCAGTACTTCGCCTTGTCGACGCATGAATAACTCGAGCAAAGAAAATTCTTTGGCAGTTAAGTCGATGCGTTGCCCTTGGCGTGTCACGCGATGCTTGAGCAGATCTAACTCCAGATCAGCCACGCGCAAACTACTGGCCTCCATTTGTTTGCCTCGCCGCAGCAGGCTGCGCACACGCGCCAATAATTCGGAGAAGGCAAACGGTTTGACCAAATAGTCGTCAGCACCAAGCTCAAGGCCTTTTACACGATCTTCCACTTGATCTTTCGCAGTTAAAAACAGCACTGGCATTTGCAAGTCTTTGGTGCGCAAGGATTGCAGAACTTGCCAGCCATTTAAGCCGGGTAACATGACATCGAGAATAATCAGGTCATATTGCTCACCCAATGCCAAATGCAAACCGCTATTCCCATCACGACAAAGATCCGCCACAAAGCCAGACTCACTCAATCCTTGCTTGAGGTAGTCTCCGGTTTTGATTTCATCTTCGACGATTAGGATTTTCATACAGCGTGATGGTGGCTTGGGTTAGGTCTTGTTTGCTTCGCACTTTTTTGGCATGCATTCTAACGCGAATTCGCGCAATTACGAGGAGAGTGGCATAGCCGAAAGCCTAGATTACCGATTTGTAATCTTGCTGTCAGCTTTGTGTTGGGATGATGTCGCCATAATGTGCAGCATTAAAGAGCCGCCCTGGGTTTAGGTAGCGTTGCTTGTTTTTTTATCATGAGGTTTGGTTTTATGGATGTTCCGGCGCATGATCGCATGGCGATGAAAATGAACTTAGCTCGGTCTACTCGTATTCTTGTGCAAGCGAGAATGCAAATGAATCAGGCCCAGATCTCTCACAGTTTCCTTGGCATCTTGCTTGCGGCTGCTTTGGCTCTCGTACTTGCCATGTTGTCGCCGTCGGCACGGGCGCATGGCAATGACGACCACGAACATGCGGCGCCAGTGGCGAATCAAATTACGGTGGCACCACGCGCTAGTGCGCAGAGTGAAGATTTTGAATTGGTCGCGGTCTTGCAAGGTGCGCGCTTAGTTATTTATCTCGATCAATTTGCGAGCAACGAAGCGGTCAACGGCGCCCAGATCGAAGTCGAGAGCAAAGGTCTGTTCAAGTTACTCGCGAAAGAGTCCGAGCCCGGTGTGTATGTAATCGACCTTTCAAGCTTGGGAGCCAAGATGCCTGCCGCCGTGGGCAAGTATCCATTGACCTTTACGATTGATGCAGCGGACACCAGCGATGTGTTAGCCAGCACATTGGAGATTGCGGCCGATGATGAGTCACTGCATGACCATGCAGCGTCGGCACCCACTTGGCAACGATGGTTGGCGCTGGCCTCGGTGATATCCGCTGCGGTGTTGGTCTTGCTGTTGTGGATGCGCCGTAGAGCGGGGCGTACTTCCTTGAATTTTAATTCTGCAAACTCCGCCAGGCTTACAAACTCCACTACTGGAGGTGTGCAATGATGCGGGCGACTTTATGGCGATTAGCGTTCTTGAACGCTTTGATGTTGACAGTTGGGTCGAACCAAACTTGGGCACACGGCGACGAGGATCACAGCAAGAAACCGAGTGCGACGGCAGTCAAGAAAACCAATGGAAGCCAAGTCGAAGCTGCAGCGGCGACCCGCTTGCCTGATGGTTCGGTCTTTGTGCCGAAATTGGTGCAACGACAATTACAACTGCGGACCATCGTCGCGGAAGTTGATCAATATGCGACCAGCCTAGAGCTCAATGGTAAAGTCGTCGCGGATCCGAATGCAGGCGGCAAAGTGCAAGCGAGTCAAGCGGGGCGCATCGAAGTCACTAGTCAGAGCTTGCCAGTGCTCGGTCAACGCGTCAGCAAAGGGCAGGTTTTAGCGTATCTTCGACCAGTGATGAGTAGTTTGGATCGCGGCAATAGCCAATCGATCTTGGCCGATCTCGATGCGCAGTTGTCGATTGCTGAGAAAAAAGTGCAGCGCTACGAAGCATTGGCGGAAGCGCTGCCGAAAGCGGTCGTCGAAGCCGCGCGTTACGACTATGAAGCGCTGCGCAAACGCAAGGCCGCCGTCGAAGCGAGTTTGTCTAAAACGGAAGCCTTGATCGCTCCTGTTTCGGGCGTAATTAGTGTTGCCAATGCCGTTGCTGGCCAAGTGGTGGATGCACGCGAAACGTTGCTTGAGATTATCGACCCTAGCCGTTTGATGGTCGAAGCTTTAGCCTATGAACCCTTGAATGCGAACGAGGTGATTGGTGCGACGGCGAGTTGGAAGAATGCGGGCGTGGTGAGTACGAAACTAGATTTAAAATTCTTGGGCGGCGGTCAGCAAATGCGTGAGCAAGCGATTCCTTTATTGTTCCGTGTGCTTACAGATCAAAGATCCAAATCACAAAACGTCGCGGTCGGACAGAGTTTGCAAGTCTTCGTGCAGCAGAAGCGTGATAGCGAAGGCGTCGCGGTGCCTTTGTCGGCGATTGTGAAAGTGGGTACGGGTCAGAGTGCGGTGTGGGTACATACCGAAGCAGAACGTTTTGTGCAGAAGCAAGTCAAGCTGCAAGCGCTCGATGCGGAACGCGTCTTGATATTGTCTGGAGTGGAAGAGGGCGCGCGGATTTTGGTGAGCGGTGCGCATCTGTTGGCGCAAGTGAAATAGGATGATGACACATGTTTCAAGCCATCATTAACACCAGCCTCAAGCAACGCCTCCTGGTCATCGCCATCTCGCTGTTGTTGGTCGTACTCGGCATCATGAGTATGCGTAAGATGCCCGTCGATGTCTTCCCCGATTTGAATAAGCCCACCGTGACCTTGATGACCGAGGCAGGTGGTATGGCGCCAGAAGAAGTGGAGCAATTGGTGAGTTTTCCGATTGAATCCAGTATGAATGGTATGTCGGGAGTAAGTCGTGTGCGCTCGGTATCCGGCGTTGGTCTGTCGATTGTGTATGTGGAATTCGATTGGGGTACCGATATCTATCGTAACCGTCAGCAAGTGGCGGAGCGACTGAATTTGGTGCGCGAGCAATTGCCGAGCGGTGTACAGCCACAGATGGGACCGATCTCGTCGATTATGGGTGAGATTTTGTTGGTGGCTTTGCCGATTGTTGAATCCGGTGGGAATGATGCGAAACAAGACCACGATCACAACGCCAGCGCCAATACGGACGAGCAAGTCAATCCTGCCATGAAAGCGCGGGAGTTCGCTGATTGGGTGATGCGCCCCCGCTTGTTAAACATTCCCGGCGTGGCGCAGGTGACACCGATCGGTGGCGAAGTGCGCCAATTTCGTGTGGAACTCAAACCCGCGCAATTGCAGTCGTTTGGTTTGACGGCCAATCAGATCGAAAGTGCCTTGCAACAGTTTGGCGGGAATACCAGCGGTGGCTTCACAGAGGCCAATGGTCGCGAATTATTGATTCGCCAAATTGGTCGCACTACACGCATCGAAGATCTACAAAATACCGTCGTGGCAATGAAGCATGAACAGCCGATTTTGTTGAAACAAGTGGCTGATGTCAAGTTGGCAGCGGCTTTTAAGCGTGGCGACGGCGGCTATGCGGGCGCTGCTGCAGTGATCTTGTCGATTCAAAAACAACCGACGGCCGACAGCGTGAAACTGACGCGCGAAGTGGAAAAAGCCATTGCGGAACTCAGTAAAAGCATGCCTGTCGGTGTAGGCCAGCCGCAGTTCCTGTTCCGCCAAGCCGACTTCATTGAAAATTCGCTCGATAATGTCAAAGACGCCTTGCGTGATGGCGCGATCATGGTCGCGGTCTTGCTCTTTCTCTTCCTTTTGAACACACGGACGACCTTCATTTCTTTGATCGCGATTCCTTTATCTTTGGTCGTCACGGTCTTGGTATTCCGTTACCTCGGCTTATCGATCAATACCATGACCTTGGGTGGACTAGCGATTGCAATTGGTGAATTGGTCGATGATGCGGTAGTCGATGTGGAGAATGTGCTGCGGCGCCTGAAAGAGAATGCGCAAGCGGCTACACCTTTACCGGTATTGACCGTGATCGCGAATGCTTCGGGTGAAGTGCGTAGCGGCATCGTCTATGCGACCATGATCGTGGTGCTGGTCTTTGTTCCCCTATTTGCATTGCCCGGCATTGAAGGAAGTTTGTTCACGCCTTTAGGCATCGCCTACGTCGTTTCTATTTTCGCGAGTATGTTGGTGGCAATGACGGTGACCCCAGTGTTGTGTTATTTCTTGCTACCGACAATGAAGCAAATTCACCACGGTGACAGCGCGCTGGTGAGTAAATTGAAGGCTTGGGATACCCGTCTACTGCAGTGGTCATTTGCACACGCTAAACCCTTGTTGGGCAGCGCCGTGATCTTGGTGCTGTTGGCGAGTGCCAGCATTCCTTTCTTTCCACGCGCTTTTTTGCCGGCGTTTAATGAAGGTACGCTCACGGTGAATTTGGTCTTGAATCCGGGCACGAGCTTGGAAGAGTCGAACCGTTTAGGGCGTATGGCTGAGCAATTGATGATGCAAGTGCCAGAAGTAACACAGGTGGGGCGACGCACTGGGCGCGCTGAACTCGATGAACATGCTGAGGGTGTGCATTACAGTGAAATGGATGTCGATTTACGCAAATCGAAACGCAGTCGCAACGAGATCATCGAAGATATTCGCCAACGTCTGAAGAGCTTGCCAGCCAATAGTAATGTCGGCCAACCGATCTCCCATCGACTTGATCATTTATTGTCCGGCGTGCGGGCGCAAATCGCGCTGAAGATTGTCGGCGATGATCTTGATCTCTTGCGCAATCAAGCGGCAGATCTACGACAACGTTTAGCGCGAGTGCCTGGTATTACCGATTTGCAGATCGAAAAACAAGTGCTCATCCCGCAGATCAAGATCAATCTCGATTATGGGCAAGTTGCGCGTTATGGTTTGAATCCAGGCGAATTGCTCCGTAGTTTGCAGCAGCAAATCGAGGGCGAAAAAATTACGCAATTGGTAGAAGGGAACCGTCGTTTCGACCTCGTCTTGCGCCTACCAGAACAAGGGCGTGATTTGGCCGCTTTACGCGAACTGTTGATTGCGACTCCGCGTGGTTATATTCCTTTGCGTTTGCTGGCGACCGTCGAAGAAAACGGAGGCCCGAATCAAATTAATCGTGAAAATTCGCGTCGTCGTATAGTGTTATCGGCCAATACCGACGGGCGTGATATGGCGAAAGTGATTGCCGATATCCGTGAAGAGTTGGCAGCGTTTAAATTGCCGAGTGGCTATTCGACCAGCCTCGAAGGGCAATTCCAAGCCCAAGAAAAAGCCTCAAATTTGATCGCCGTGTTGGCCTTAGTGTCCTTGAGTTTAATTTTCTTGGTGCTATATGGGCGTTATCGTTCTATGCGACTGGTGTTGATCATTATGGGGAATATTCCACTCGCATTAGTCGGTAGTGTGGTGGCCTTGTGGATTGCTGGTCAAAGTCTGTCGGTGGCAGCGCTAGTTGGGTTCATTACCCTCGCCGGTATCTCTACGCGCAATGGGATTTTGAAGATTAGTCATTACATCAATTTGTGCCTGTTTGAAGGCGAACAGTTTGACCAAAAGATGATTATTCGAGGTTCGCTGGAACGTTTGACGCCAGTGCTCATGACGGCCTTGGTCGCGGCTTTCGCTTTATTGCCCTTGCTGATTTCTGCCGATGCACCAGGTAAGGAAATTTTACATCCGGTAGCGGTGGTGATCTTTGGCGGTTTAATTAGCTCAACGATCTTGGATACTGTTCTGACGCCCTTGATGTTTTGGTTGTGGGGCCGACCAGCGGTAGAACAATTGCAAGCGTCGCATTTGGCTGAGCAGCAAGAAAAGTTAAGCGCACTCGGACAGCATGAGCAGGGTGGCCGTCAGCAGTCTGTGGCTGAACAGAGTTTTTGAGTAGGATGTGAATCAATGTGTGTTGAACATGGAAGGAGCAAGGCAATGAAGATGCAAAAGAATGTGTTGTCGAAAGTGGTCGCTTTGAGCATGGTCGGTATGATGTCGACGGTCGCCGTCACGAGCAGCGCTTGGGCGCATGATGATAAGTACTTTGATTCGATTAAATCGCCGCATGGTGGTCAAACCCGGATGGCAGGGCCTTATCACTTTGAATTGGTGCTGAAAGCCGGTGCGACGAATGCGCAGACTAGCCCTGTGGTGGTTTACGTGACCGATCACGCTGGTAAAGCGATTGCCACCAAAGGTGCGACAGCGAATTTACTGATCGTACAAGGCAAACAGAAAATTACAGTGGAACTTAAGTCGCAGGCCGACAATCAACTGGTGGGGCAAGCAGCCTATAACGCGAGTGCTGATTTGAAAGCAGCGCTGAGTTTTAATGAAACTGGTAAAGGCGTAGAACAAGCACGCTTTACGCCATTCGCTCCTGTGAAAGCGTCTAAGGCAAAAAATAGTAAAGCTTCAGCAGAAGCAGGGCATGAGCATCATCATTAAGGCCATCGAGAATGAGTGAAGTTCAGTAAGTGATGACAAATATGTGTCGGTAGATGCCGACAGAGATAATCCAAAAGTGGAGTTGAAAAAGTGAAATTTAAACCAATGGCATGTGTACTTGTCACGAGCCTCTTGGGTTTCGGCATGAGTGCTGCATCGGCCTATGCTGGTGTGCACGAGATTCGTTTCGATGCTGAGCACAAGTACACATTGTCCAATAGCATCGCGGCTGGCGATATGGTGGAAGTCTGTGGTGATTTTCAAAAAGGTGAGACGATACAATGGAGCTATCAAGCGGAACGTGCGCTTGACTTCAATATTCATTTTCACGTTGGGAAGAAGGTCAACTTTCCAGCGAAGCTGAAACAACAAAATGAGGCCACTGGAAAACTCAAAACGAAGTTGCAGCAAACTTATTGCTGGATGTGGACCAATACCAGCAAAGAGACAACCCCACTGAATTTGCAACTGAGTTTGGAATCCGGTTTGCAAAAGCGAAGCACTATGTAATTCATTGGGTTTTCTGTACTAGTCGATGCGGCCTTCTCTGTTAAAGTGACGGAGATGGCCGCGCTGTATTTTTGGGGGCACATGTTTATAATACTTGGCTAACACTCAAGTACTTGCGGGTTGTGGGTTGCAGTGAACAAACTGTCGCTCTGCTCGCTTGATGTCATCCGTCTTTTTCATTGTCGTGGGAGCCGCCATGTTGTCTATGCACCGTCCTCATTCTTCTACACATTGGGCTCCTCAGTTTTCTTCTGCTCCGTCTTTTCTTTGTGCTTCGGCTTTTCTCATCATGGCAGGGCTTGGTTTTGGCATTGTTCAGCAAGCTCAAGCCAAACTAGTCCTGTCGACCGAAGTTGAAAAACAAAATGAAGCGAAAAAGAAACTCGGTGTAGCAGCCACCAAGTCCCAAGACAAAGCGGCTAGCGCCAGTGTTTATCCACATGCCATGGAGCCGATTGGCACGGTGCGTCAAATCTATGACGGAGTATTAAGTCCGGAACTGGCAGTTGCCACCTTCCGCAATATTGATCGCCTCTTTCCCGTCAATAAGATACGTGCCGCCCAGCCGAATCAAGTCTTGCCCTTAGTGCCGGCGTCAGCGCAGCAAGTGCAAAGTTTGGCGAAGTTAAACTGGAATGAGCGCGGTGTAGGATTGAATCTTGACCGCTTCTATGAAGCCAATCGGATCGCGGCAGTATTGGTTCTGAAGGACGGTAAGGTGGTGTTGGAACAGTACCGCTACGGTAATTCACCGAAGACTCGCTGGATGTCGATGTCGGTCGCAAAGTCCATCACCTCGACCTTGGTAGGGGCGGCCATCAAGCAAGCGAAAATCAAAAGTGTGAATGACAAAGTCATTAGCTATGTTCCTGAACTCAAGAATAGTGGCTATCGCGATGCCAGCATTCGTGATGTGTTGATGATGGCTTCCGGAGTGGCGTGGTCAGAAACCTATGCAGACCCACGCTCTGATCGACGTCGCTTACTAGAGGCGCAGATTGGGCAAAAGCCGGGCGCGGTATTGGAAGTGTTACGACAATTGCCGCGTGTGGCGGAGCCTGGTACGGTCGCTAACTACAACACAGGCGAAACGCAGATCGCGGCCTACGTCTTACGGAATGCAGTGGGGAGTTCTTTGTCTGACTACTTGAGTGAACGCATTTGGCGCCGCCTTGGCATGGAAGCGGATGCGTATTGGTGGTTGGATGCACCGAATGGTGTTGAAATCGGCGGCAGCGGTATCGCCGCCACCTTGCGCGATTATGGGCGCTTTGCATTATTCATGCTGGCGCAAGGCAAAATCAAAGACGAAAAAATCCTGCCCGATGGATGGACCTATGAAGCCACCACGCCACGTCTTTTGAAAAATGGACGTCCTTTGGCCTATGGCTATTTGTGGTGGCCAGCAACGTCTGCAGAAGCACAACGCGATGCTGCCTACGCGGCAATTGGTATTCATGGGCAAGCGATGTATATCAATCCGCGTACCCAAACCGCGGTGGTGCTGTGGGGCGCACAGCCGCAGCCAACCGGCGGCGCCGCCACTGATTACTGGGCTTTCTTTAATGCAGTGAATGCAGCTTTACGATAGTGCTAGTAAGTCTTTGTCAGATGGCTTGCTGCATACGCGAGTGATGTCCGCTCGCTTATCGTACCAAAGGCTCTGTAGTTTGCGCTGCATGGCTGATCATATGATCGGCTTGCTGGGATTTCTTCGCCTCAATTTCACGGATTAAACGTTCTGCATGTTTGCGTTGGTTGAGCGGCGCGTCTTGAATAACTTCTTCCAGCAAAAGAATCGCCCCCTCATGATCGCCCATTTCAGTGTACGCAACGGCCAATTTGATTCTGACCTCAAATGG encodes the following:
- a CDS encoding heavy metal response regulator transcription factor, which produces MKILIVEDEIKTGDYLKQGLSESGFVADLCRDGNSGLHLALGEQYDLIILDVMLPGLNGWQVLQSLRTKDLQMPVLFLTAKDQVEDRVKGLELGADDYLVKPFAFSELLARVRSLLRRGKQMEASSLRVADLELDLLKHRVTRQGQRIDLTAKEFSLLELFMRRQGEVLSRSLIASQIWDMNFDSDTNVIEVAVRRLRAKVDDHFEPKLIHTLRGVGYVLEQKPGDTA
- a CDS encoding efflux RND transporter periplasmic adaptor subunit, with translation MMRATLWRLAFLNALMLTVGSNQTWAHGDEDHSKKPSATAVKKTNGSQVEAAAATRLPDGSVFVPKLVQRQLQLRTIVAEVDQYATSLELNGKVVADPNAGGKVQASQAGRIEVTSQSLPVLGQRVSKGQVLAYLRPVMSSLDRGNSQSILADLDAQLSIAEKKVQRYEALAEALPKAVVEAARYDYEALRKRKAAVEASLSKTEALIAPVSGVISVANAVAGQVVDARETLLEIIDPSRLMVEALAYEPLNANEVIGATASWKNAGVVSTKLDLKFLGGGQQMREQAIPLLFRVLTDQRSKSQNVAVGQSLQVFVQQKRDSEGVAVPLSAIVKVGTGQSAVWVHTEAERFVQKQVKLQALDAERVLILSGVEEGARILVSGAHLLAQVK
- a CDS encoding efflux RND transporter permease subunit; protein product: MFQAIINTSLKQRLLVIAISLLLVVLGIMSMRKMPVDVFPDLNKPTVTLMTEAGGMAPEEVEQLVSFPIESSMNGMSGVSRVRSVSGVGLSIVYVEFDWGTDIYRNRQQVAERLNLVREQLPSGVQPQMGPISSIMGEILLVALPIVESGGNDAKQDHDHNASANTDEQVNPAMKAREFADWVMRPRLLNIPGVAQVTPIGGEVRQFRVELKPAQLQSFGLTANQIESALQQFGGNTSGGFTEANGRELLIRQIGRTTRIEDLQNTVVAMKHEQPILLKQVADVKLAAAFKRGDGGYAGAAAVILSIQKQPTADSVKLTREVEKAIAELSKSMPVGVGQPQFLFRQADFIENSLDNVKDALRDGAIMVAVLLFLFLLNTRTTFISLIAIPLSLVVTVLVFRYLGLSINTMTLGGLAIAIGELVDDAVVDVENVLRRLKENAQAATPLPVLTVIANASGEVRSGIVYATMIVVLVFVPLFALPGIEGSLFTPLGIAYVVSIFASMLVAMTVTPVLCYFLLPTMKQIHHGDSALVSKLKAWDTRLLQWSFAHAKPLLGSAVILVLLASASIPFFPRAFLPAFNEGTLTVNLVLNPGTSLEESNRLGRMAEQLMMQVPEVTQVGRRTGRAELDEHAEGVHYSEMDVDLRKSKRSRNEIIEDIRQRLKSLPANSNVGQPISHRLDHLLSGVRAQIALKIVGDDLDLLRNQAADLRQRLARVPGITDLQIEKQVLIPQIKINLDYGQVARYGLNPGELLRSLQQQIEGEKITQLVEGNRRFDLVLRLPEQGRDLAALRELLIATPRGYIPLRLLATVEENGGPNQINRENSRRRIVLSANTDGRDMAKVIADIREELAAFKLPSGYSTSLEGQFQAQEKASNLIAVLALVSLSLIFLVLYGRYRSMRLVLIIMGNIPLALVGSVVALWIAGQSLSVAALVGFITLAGISTRNGILKISHYINLCLFEGEQFDQKMIIRGSLERLTPVLMTALVAAFALLPLLISADAPGKEILHPVAVVIFGGLISSTILDTVLTPLMFWLWGRPAVEQLQASHLAEQQEKLSALGQHEQGGRQQSVAEQSF
- a CDS encoding serine hydrolase domain-containing protein — its product is MLSMHRPHSSTHWAPQFSSAPSFLCASAFLIMAGLGFGIVQQAQAKLVLSTEVEKQNEAKKKLGVAATKSQDKAASASVYPHAMEPIGTVRQIYDGVLSPELAVATFRNIDRLFPVNKIRAAQPNQVLPLVPASAQQVQSLAKLNWNERGVGLNLDRFYEANRIAAVLVLKDGKVVLEQYRYGNSPKTRWMSMSVAKSITSTLVGAAIKQAKIKSVNDKVISYVPELKNSGYRDASIRDVLMMASGVAWSETYADPRSDRRRLLEAQIGQKPGAVLEVLRQLPRVAEPGTVANYNTGETQIAAYVLRNAVGSSLSDYLSERIWRRLGMEADAYWWLDAPNGVEIGGSGIAATLRDYGRFALFMLAQGKIKDEKILPDGWTYEATTPRLLKNGRPLAYGYLWWPATSAEAQRDAAYAAIGIHGQAMYINPRTQTAVVLWGAQPQPTGGAATDYWAFFNAVNAALR